The genomic DNA CCTGGTCCGGACGGTATGTCAGCACTCTTTTTCCAACAGTACTGGTCCTTAGTTGGGAATCAGGTTATTCAAGAAATCCAGAATTTCTTTGTCAATGGAGTGATGCCATCAGAGTGGAATTATACCCACTTATGCTTAATCTCCAAAACGACCCATCCTACTGAAATGGCTAATCTTAGGCCTATAAGCTTGTGCTCGGTTCTTTATAAAGTCATATCCAAGATTTTAGTAAAGAGAGTTTAGCCTTTTCTGCCTGAGATAGTGTCTGAATCACAATCAGCTTTCATAGCAGAGAGACTAATCACCGATAATATCTTGATTGCGCATGAACTGGTTCATAGTTTGAAAGTTCACCCGAGAATCTCTGTGGAATATATGGCGGTAAAGTCTGATATGTCAAAAGCTTTCGATAGAGTTGAATGGAGCTACCTCAGATCTCTTCTCCTGGCACTGGGGTTCCTCAGAAAGTGGGTTAATTGGGTCATGATCTGTGTATCCTCAGTGACCTACTCTGTGTTAATCAATGACAAACCTTATGGTATGATTTCGCCACAAAGAGGGTTGAGACAAGGAGATCCCCTCTCCCCCTTTCTATTTGTTCTTTGCACAGAGGGTCTGACTCATCTCCTTAACAAAGCTCAAAATGAAGGAGTTCTAGAGGGTATTCAGTTTTCAGATAATGGACCTGCAATTCATCATCTGCTCTTCGCAGATGACAGTCTCTTCCTTTGTAAAGCTTCAAGAGATCAAAGTTTGATTCTGCAGAAGATCCTGAGCATTTACGGTAAAGCAACAGGTCAGACTATTAATCTAAGCAAATCCTCTATTACTTTTGGAGATAAAGTTGAAGAACCAGTCAAGTTGTGTATCAAGAGAATTTTGGGTATAGAGGCTGAGGGTGGAGCTGGTACTTATCTCGGTCTTCCCGAGTGTTTTAGCGGTTCCAAGATAGAAATGCTGGACTATCTAAAGGACAGGGTTAAGAAAAAGCTCTCAAGCTGGCATTCTAGATGTCTGTCTCAAGGAGGTAAGGAGGTATTGCTTAAATCAGTGGCTTTGGCTATGCCAGTTTTTGCAATGTCCTGCTTCAAACTCCCAAAAACTACCTGTGACAATCTGGAGAGTGCAATGGCTTCATTCTGGTGGAACTCAGTTGAACACTCAAGGAAAATTCATTGGCAGAGCTGGGATAAACTATGCCTAGCGAAAGACTTGGGAGGTCTAGGTTTCCGGGATATTAAATCCTTCAATCAAGCCTTATTAGCAAAACAAGCATGGCGCCTTCTACAGTCCCCAAACTGTCTTCTGTCAAAGCTTTTGAAAAGTAGATACTATGAAGAGGGTAATTTCCTTGAAGCCTTTGTTAGCCAGAGACCCTCCTTTGGGTGGCGTAGTATTCTCTTTGGCAGGGATCTTTTGAAGAAAGGCTTGATAAAAAGAGTTGGTAATGGCAAATCAATGTGGGTTTGGATCGACCAATGGCTAGAGGATGAAGGAATAAGAGCTCCGTGGAggaaaaatcagatttttgaAGTCGGGTTAAAGGTCAGTTCCCTAATTAACCAGGCTACAGGATTCTGGGACATTGAAATTCTAAACGACTTATTCCTCCCTCAAGATATACAAAAAATCAAGGCCATAAAACCAATGGTTTCCGTAGAAGATTTCTATGTTTGGAGGTTTAACAAAAGTGGAGATTTCACAGTGAAATCAGCTTACTGGCTAGCGGATCAAGAATCCAACAGTGTCCTCAGAAACGAAGCATCGACTCAGCCTTCAACGCTGGAACTCAAAAAACTAGTTTGGAAGCTTCAAACTGAtccaaaaattaaagttttcttaTGGAAAGTGTTGAGCGGTATATTACCGGTTGCAGCTAACCTTAATGGAAGAGGTATGAGAGTTGACGAGACCTATCAGGTTTGTGGGGAGATAGGTGAAACCACAAATCACACGTTATTCCTTTGTCCTCTTGCAAGGCAGGTTTGGGCAATCTCTGACTTTCCTTCTCCTCCAGAAGGCTTTAATAATGGCTCTGTTTTTTCAAACATGTATCACTTGCTGGAAAACAGGGACAATCGGGCTTGGCCTCCTTTGCTTCGAAAGTCCTTTCCGTGGATTGTTTGGAGAATCAGGAGGAACAGAAATGCACTTAACTTTGAGGGTAAGAGTTTCTCATCCGTGGAAACAGTGGAAAAAATCAGAGAGGATGTCGCAGAGTGGTTTGAGGCTCAACTAGTCGAAACTGAAGAATCCATTCGGACTAGAGATCAAGAGGACAGGGGGTCTAGTTGTAGAGTATGGGAGAAACCACCAAGAGATTGGGTGAAGTGTAATGTAGGCTCTTCTTGGTCAAAAAGAAATCAGTTGGCAGGAGGCTCCTGGGTCATAAGAGATGATGAAGGGACAGTGATCTTGCATAGTCGTCGAGCTTTTTCCAACATCTCATCAAAAGCCGATGCTATGCTCAGGATTTTACTTTGGACTTTTGAAAGTATGGCTAGTCACAACCTTGACAGAATCATTTTCTCCTTTCAAGACAACTCTTTAGTAGGAGCGGTGAATAGACCTAATGCCTGGCCATCCTTTAAGCCCCACTCAGCGGCTCTGTTAAGAGCTTTAAGTCCTTTTGTGGATTGGAAAGTGGTTTTAGAATGTGCTGCATCAAACAGAGGAGCAAACCTTATAGCGAGGAGCGTTACTGAAGATATGTGCCTCCAGTCTTATGTAGCTCAAGGATTTCCTGAATGGACGCGCAACGTCTTTATGGAGGAAAGGGGTTTGTCCTCTGTTTGAGAGTCAGTTCTTTTGTGAATAGTCTGATGTGAAGAGACTATTGTATGTTGCGATCCTTAGGGGCCTTTCTGGTCAAGATCGTGTTTAGCCACCCAGCTATCAGTCTAGAAGTGTGTGGGTTAGGCTAACTTTAAGTAGTTTCTCTGGTTCCAATTTCAAGTTGTAACACCTTGGTTCCATTGTTGGATAAATATAATtctagatgacaaaaaaaaaagtttatttcaaATGCGTTTAAAGTGCGGAGTAATCAAGTCATTCCGACACCCACGTTTTCAACATCAAGTACAACAACAGATCATCACAGCCGGCCAAAACTTACGATTAATACGTACAAAAGAAAGCATTAATGCATTATACACGTACCAAAACGTTATACGTATCTCGGAAAATAAAGGCATACGCATATACATTTTCGTTTTTTGATGGAGAAATGTAACTACTAGATGGAGAGTTCAAAATTCAGAAGTTATTGGGAAGTTTGGTAGCATCTACAtttcaatttatgttttaaaacaataagCTTTTTGGTTTTTATCAAAACCCACATTTTTAAGATGTTGGTTTGAAAATAATTTCTTGAAACATGTGGAGAGTGGAAAATAGATTTGGTACAGCTGTAAATAAAACAGTAAAAGCAAACAGCTTAAAACATATgagctttataaaattttataatcctggatttttgtatgtcaaacaaatcagaaattattagtttaattaatgTAGACATATTTTGATCGagatacaaaaatgaaaatatatgagTTTTATGATAGACCGAGCATGTGATCGACGTATTGGTGAAAGTCATTAACTGATTTGAATTTCTTAACTGGTGATAGTAAGTACCCTTACCCTTATCCTTACCATAGTCTTAAAATTTTACGAGTttcgagaaacaaaaacaaactgaGTTAGTTGTgaacataattaaaatgttatgaGGATGTGGTAATTTAGTCCATACGATTTATAATAATTAGGTTTGgtaataaaaggaaaaaggaaagtgAAAGTGGGGACTAATGAGATTCATGCAGATCTTCGTAGGGATTCTAAGTGTAGTGGACCACTTCTCTTCGTTGTACATATTTTTCATTGAAATGGCAAAATATCCATTTAAAAGTCGAGATATCTGTTAACTTGATATTGTTATATAAAGCAAcatataatattcatatttccatACTAACTGAAATTTGTTGTTCGAACATACTGTTATGTTCTACAGGGTTTTGGATGATTTCAGTAGAGGTAGAGGATATATATGATAATGCGATGAAGTGATTTCTTCTgatgtataattttcttttaaaaataagtacTAACACCGTTTATACAACCACCAACatatattgaaaaatgaaattgcacaacgttttttttttttacgtaaaTCTTATTCACTGATCGTCAAATCGTTTGATTCTCATATCCAAATTACATTAGAATTCCACAATTGATATCGTAATCTTTGACTAGATTCCTCGATAGTTCCATCACACCCATCACTAGCTGTGGTTTTATttcatgttcttttgttttctgtaaaCTTTACACCAACTGAAATAAGGTTTTGTTTATAAGGACCACAactttttctcatttcttcttaCATAAATAGTTCTAAAACGAAATTTAACTATAACAATTACGAATAACAGGATGTGGgtttatataaaagtttttctttatttcatgttcttttcttttctgtaaaTTATCGTGTAACTGTTATCTTCCAACATATGAGATCATCGATTATATATAggtttattatacaaaattatgatATACTTGTTCATTTTTAGTTACCAATTCGgtattatttgttgtatttataTCTACATGTTTCTAagttcttttaatttatttatatacagtttcttcatatatatttcattcatAAATTGGTCTCACATCGTAGTCATAATTTATCTATGAATCAAAAATCTTGACTATACTATTCACGATTAGATCAACACAAGTTAGAAGAGAAAGAATGTTAGAGAGAAaacacaataaaacaaaaagccaAATAAAATCATTCTCAAATCTTTTCTAAAGAAATATGATAAATGTGAGGAAGCTAAGAAACAAGATtatattacaattaaaatatgatcTTTAGAAATAAGGAACCTCCAAGAGTAAAATCTGGCTGTTTTACAATTGTCGGATAGATATTCGAATGTACTATATTTGAAGTCAGAAAAATGGTCCGGTTTTCTTTATTATGACAAAATGATTACGATTATACTGATAATACAAGATAAAAGCTAATGTTTTcctcttatatataaaacaaagtttttgtatttCAAATTTAACCGAAATTTCCTTGGTAACAAAATTGGTTCGCATGGATATAATATCTCTTAATCAATCATCAATGCCTTAAGCAAACTGTTGCTACTGTTTAATTGATTTCCAAGGCTTTAAAAAAGTATGTTTAGCTTTAAATCGGACTCAACCATTCGATTCTAAATCATTACGTGAAGAAGACATTTATCTCTcgattaacaagaaaaaaaatataggtcTAAACAATTGATTCTGACTCTAATTCTTACGGAAAAGTATTGTTTCTTACTTAGTCAACTAATAAACAAATAGTTACGAACTTACGATTATACAGTATATAACATGGTGTGTCTGCTGTATATCACGTACTTACACGGAAATACACACATGACTAGCacattacacatactacaaaaGACACATATGTCTTTGTGAACAGATACAACTAAACAGTCTTGGACATGATAAAAACGAGACACGTAGGACATGCTTTATACGATTGTGAAATGTGTCGGAAGAGAGAATGTGACATTAATTAGACACTGGCAGGATCCTACGACAAGATCAACTCGATCTTCGACCAAATCAAAGTGTCTTAGAGATAAAACAGGtaagattttgaagaaaatggTTATGAGGGAATCTTGGACGTGGGTCCAAGATCTTGGAAATTTCCTTACAGCTCTTTtctatgaaacaaagaaaaaattacttgGATTCTCTGCCATTATTCATGTCTTTTcgatctctcttgttttgtttttcctcacATTTGACGGACGTGATTGATTTGGTACGATAAACTTTCTCACAAACTTCTTTCGTAATAAACAATGAAAGTCCAATCTTGAAACTTGTGAAAAATAATGCTGTTCTAACTTTTGAAAATCTGTGTGAAAAAGATTTGGTAAAATCGCCAAATTTTGAGACATATGCCATCAATCAGCATACGGTACAAATACTAAAGATTTAAGTTTCAAGAGTAAAAAAAGAGTTGTTTgtccaaaaaggaaaaaagagagtaaaaatagtctctttttttttttttgacagcagTAATTATAGTCTTGTTAGACGTGTGCAACTTGATGTGATAAGTGTATCTTTTCATCACTGCTGATTTTATTAGGATCGCGAAATTTGtttgatcttttctctttttctctccctctctcggATTCTAGCTCGTATATAATAAGAAACGAAGACAacgattataaattaaaatcatgaAACCTTATAGAAAATGCATAAACCTAACTATACGATCAACGAGTCCGAATACAACAAATCTAATGGTTAGATTTTACTTTTTCCGTATTATCAATTATATAGTTGAAAATTTTGTtccataattatatttgttttgtaacaaaaaaaaatgattattattttttgatagATAATAAAAAAGATTGTGAGGAGTggaatacttttttcttttcttttggtgcCAACTTCTTTATTAAACTTCTTGGAATGGATCGATAAAgatgcttttgagttttgatactTCGAAATATATTCGGACACTGATGTTTCtgtgatttggtttgtttagtcaaacaagaaatttcatgagaatggatATATAGATGTTGTGATACGGGTGATGTATAAAACCTTTTTGGGATATAAACTTTTAGTTGGGTCTAAGTCAAGTCTCTCAAGTGGGAGAAGCGTACGTAATCTGGCCTATGAACGTTCGATCGAATCTACGAATATCTTCTCAGCTTTCCAATGTGTAGCCCCACAATATCTAACAAGCATAAAGAACCGGGAATATGACGTAACCGGACGTCCCGACAGTGTGTGTACCTTATTATACTATTAACCGGTTTTGGTTTATTCTGGTACAGTTTTGTCCATATATacctttcattatttttttacgaTAAACTACCCAAGTGTACTAATGCAGTTTATTCAGAAACCAATTTGGATCCAATCGAatgaagttttaattttatcttagcttgttagttatatttatacaatatcaaaagaaattaaaatggaactcttaagaaaagaaaaaaaaaaaacaaaaaatatattttctagaaTTCAACGATGTTAGGATTTAGGAAATAGGAATCCTTGTACAGCTTTAACCAAAGTAAAGATGACGCATGAAGTATGtatggaaaataaattaatttgtttattgcCACTATGTTTACTGTATCAGTattagtttacatttttataatataaaagcATGCGGTAAAAATTAAAGAATCCCTGAGACGTTGTCAAAACACAAACGAAAAAAACCTAACTCAAAGAGATAGATATGATCCCCTTTGccttcaaaaaataatatgcaacaACGTATAGAATCACAAACAATATTGCCAGTATCCACCACCTTGTTCCAGCTGcaatttcatcatcaaaaaccacAGTTAGGTTTCTGATCGGAAACCATATTGTTAAAACGGAGAGTTAAAAGGAGATACCGTAATACGCAcgtttttcattctttttttcaataACGGTTAACCTTGCCCTTGAGTCAAAAGATACCGACACTAGGCACCTgcaaaaccaaacccaaaattcAAACTTCAGAatattctttgtttcttatctttttgcttgttttgtaaTCATTGAATCGATAGTTCTTAGGTAAACACTTGAGCCCTAGTGAGTAGAGCAAAAACCTTGAATCAGGGGAGAAAGTCAGTGCTGTGACCAAACCGAGATGCGCTTTCTTGACAATTTGGTTAGTTTGCTTTCTCGTCGAATCAAGTATCAAAACATCTCCTTCAAGGGTTCCTCTGCAATTAAGAAAGAATCATGCTTACCGAAAAATAGTAATACTTGTTATCTGTTGGTTCTAAAAGTGAGAAGAAAGCTAAACTTACATCGCAAGCAGCTTCCCATCAGGTGAGACATTAAAGGCTGATATAGAGTTTTTTTCAATAGGCTTTGACTCTTTTCGTTTCCATGATTTTGTATCCCATGTTATAATACTCCCACCACGTTCTACGGAAACCAAATCAATCCTCTGTTGTTAGCagcgacaaaaaaaaagtagaatttAAAGTTGTATGTTCTCGCACTGTCAGAAAATATAAGTTTACCAGTATTTGCAGCAACGTAAAGAACTTCATTGCCTGCACTGTCTAGAGAAAATCTACAGGAGGCAAACATCTCATCCTGCATTTCAGTATTTCAACTCATCAGATCCACGACAATAATGTTGGAATTGTGTTATATAGAAAGTTAAAAGAGATACTAAGAGCAAAAAAACCCAACTGACCTTCTCTTTTGATAGACTGGCAACAGCAGTTGAAGCATTCACTTCCCAAACCCGACAAAGTGGACCTCCAAGAGATACAAGAAATTTACCATTTTCGCtgtaaacaaataataatatttactaTCAGGATATACATCTGTTAACAATCACTGTTCGAAGATGACCCCTTTCTCATCAAGAGAATAGACAAATGATTCCCTTATATGAAAGGAGAAAGCAGACCTGAAAGTTAAGCTTTTGACTGATGAATGTGCCTGAGACTCGTTAAGTAACGAGTTCATGCTGGGCCATTCAAAAACCCTCAAAGTCCCATCCTGTACTGCATCAAAATAAGAACCACTACTAAACCTTCTTTCTCTGGTTATTTTAAAAGAGAAGGAATCTAAGAAACTTTTTACTACCTCCGCACCAGCAGCGAGCACAGATCCCTCCGGATTGAACGCCAGAGCCAACTGTTGTCCAACATCTTTTAACTCTTGAATCACTTCCTCAGACTCTTCACCAGCCTGATTATCCTCTCGTGGGCTCATAATGTTATCCCAACCAAACAGTCTGTGTATCAAGAGAACAGCACACTAGTTATAACCACACCCCCTTGAACTTTCTCTCTACTCCAAACCCCCATAAAATCCAGAGACACAACTTATATCTCTATTTGTATACAGAAAATTCAAACCCATATGCTTCTTCTCAAACATAAAAGTCCCAAATTCTAATCACAAAAAAACCTAGAATCTGATGATGAGTTGTGAAATCGAATGAGAGAACTCTCACCTACAACTGTTTTGCAATGCACAGATAAGACCACCTTCGCGAGGATGAACAACCATCCGGTAAGGTAGATCAGTGCCAAGAACAAGCCTACCCAGCTGAAATTGGATCTCATTCGTTTTTTTAAGTATCGGAGGATCTAAACAAAAGTAACTAGAGACCCTAAGATGCACATGCACTTACAGGTTGTTCCGAGAGAGAGTTGGTGTCGAGATCAACACGACAGATTAAGATGACATTCGGGATTCCGCTTCGTCCCTCTCCCCCTCCGCCGGACAAAACGATGCAGCTccgagacgacgacgacgaagactCATCAACATCATTTTCTTCGGACTTCTCTGGATCCATAAGGATTTTAGATCTAACATCAACCTCCGGGATCCAATCGGCGGCGTAAATCGGTACACCGTAAGTCTGCATATTCTTCGACGGTTGTATGtatggaaaataaattaatctgtttatcaaataaaaaaaccaaaaaaaaaaaagttggaaaagcTTCAAATTCATGAATATGAAGAAATCACACACTAGGAGGCTATGAAGTGTGTGAATTGAAGCACAGATCTAAGAGACAAAGAAACCATATAATTGAGTTACGAAATCGTAAAAACAATGGTGCTGAGATAAACAAAATAGATCTGAAGATCCGATAGGCGAATCATAATCAAACAATCATCATCACAACATATTTGAATGGGATCAACGGAATCGAGCACCAGAGATTCGGATCTACTCAAGCACAAACcggaatttcaaaaaataaactataatgCGAACGGAAGAatagggagagaaagagaaattgaCAAACCGGAGATGACGGGGGAGATGAAGGAGGAGATGCGGTGGCGAATCGGAGTGGGTGGGCTTGAGATTTACAGAGTTTTGGATCTCGGGGAAAACGACGATCGTACAAGTGAAATTTTTAACTGTGTAGAGTCGACCATTTATCCAATTT from Camelina sativa cultivar DH55 chromosome 2, Cs, whole genome shotgun sequence includes the following:
- the LOC104733817 gene encoding SEC12-like protein 2 isoform X3 produces the protein MDPEKSEENDVDESSSSSSRSCIVLSGGGGEGRSGIPNVILICRVDLDTNSLSEQPLGRLVLGTDLPYRMVVHPREGGLICALQNSCRLFGWDNIMSPREDNQAGEESEEVIQELKDVGQQLALAFNPEGSVLAAGAEDGTLRVFEWPSMNSLLNESQAHSSVKSLTFSENGKFLVSLGGPLCRVWEVNASTAVASLSKEKDEMFASCRFSLDSAGNEVLYVAANTERGGSIITWDTKSWKRKESKPIEKNSISAFNVSPDGKLLAIGTLEGDVLILDSTRKQTNQIVKKAHLGLVTALTFSPDSRCLVSVSFDSRARLTVIEKKNEKRAYYAGTRWWILAILFVILYVVAYYFLKAKGIISISLS
- the LOC104733817 gene encoding SEC12-like protein 2 isoform X1, with the translated sequence MQTYGVPIYAADWIPEVDVRSKILMDPEKSEENDVDESSSSSSRSCIVLSGGGGEGRSGIPNVILICRVDLDTNSLSEQPLGRLVLGTDLPYRMVVHPREGGLICALQNSCRLFGWDNIMSPREDNQAGEESEEVIQELKDVGQQLALAFNPEGSVLAAGAEDGTLRVFEWPSMNSLLNESQAHSSVKSLTFSENGKFLVSLGGPLCRVWEVNASTAVASLSKEKDEMFASCRFSLDSAGNEVLYVAANTERGGSIITWDTKSWKRKESKPIEKNSISAFNVSPDGKLLAIGTLEGDVLILDSTRKQTNQIVKKAHLGLVTALTFSPDSRCLVSVSFDSRARLTVIEKKNEKRAYYAGTRWWILAILFVILYVVAYYFLKAKGIISISLS
- the LOC104733817 gene encoding SEC12-like protein 2 isoform X2, whose amino-acid sequence is MQTYGVPIYAADWIPEVDVRSKILMDPEKSEENDVDESSSSSSRSCIVLSGGGGEGRSGIPNVILICRVDLDTNSLSEQPLGRLVLGTDLPYRMVVHPREGGLICALQNSCRLFGWDNIMSPREDNQAGEESEEVIQELKDVGQQLALAFNPEGSVLAAGAEDGTLRVFEWPSMNSLLNESQAHSSVKSLTFSENGKFLVSLGGPLCRVWEVNASTAVASLSKEKDEMFASCRFSLDSAGNEVLYVAANTERGGSIITWDTKSWKRKESKPIEKNSISAFNVSPDGKLLAIGTLEGDVLILDSTRKQTNQIVKKAHLGLVTALTFSPDSRCLVSVSFDSRARLTVIEKKNEKPGTRWWILAILFVILYVVAYYFLKAKGIISISLS